In Phycisphaeraceae bacterium, a genomic segment contains:
- a CDS encoding SUMF1/EgtB/PvdO family nonheme iron enzyme encodes MLVYVFVLVGMISVMPCAQVSTQGGAMPGSHVGEPARLPVDAGGGIEWIIIDDVDNPPVTLSPGWTWPVVGRGSVPYVYRIGKYEVTTAQWLEFLNTFGPQGDEFRWFARPEWWGADVDFTYNGPGVRYVLLDLPGAEMMPVFGIVWHDAARFCNWLHNDKSSDPISLESGAYDTSTFGYEPDGWTFTDQVTRSEGARFWIPSWDEWLKAAHYDPQARRWYKWPTRDGRFPVTGLPGAGDTSAGVQGCEDIIPYCPYFIPLGAYESTSPWGLYDVSGGTREWTEETIESRWRGVEGNRAGGPLYGEIMTSADSVLGIASERPGTRPFTGLRLAGQPVSD; translated from the coding sequence ATGCTGGTGTATGTTTTCGTTCTGGTTGGAATGATAAGCGTGATGCCTTGTGCCCAAGTGAGCACCCAGGGTGGTGCGATGCCGGGCTCGCACGTCGGCGAGCCGGCGAGGCTGCCTGTTGATGCCGGCGGGGGCATTGAGTGGATCATCATCGATGATGTTGATAATCCGCCCGTGACGCTCTCGCCCGGCTGGACCTGGCCGGTGGTCGGGCGCGGCTCTGTGCCGTACGTCTATCGCATCGGCAAATACGAAGTGACCACCGCACAATGGCTGGAGTTTCTCAACACCTTCGGCCCGCAGGGCGACGAGTTCCGATGGTTCGCACGGCCCGAATGGTGGGGCGCGGATGTTGATTTCACCTATAACGGCCCGGGGGTGCGCTACGTGCTGCTTGACTTGCCCGGTGCCGAAATGATGCCGGTCTTCGGCATAGTGTGGCATGACGCGGCGAGGTTCTGCAACTGGCTGCACAATGATAAATCATCGGATCCAATATCGCTTGAAAGCGGGGCGTACGACACGAGCACGTTCGGCTACGAGCCCGACGGCTGGACGTTCACCGACCAGGTGACCCGCAGCGAGGGCGCCCGTTTCTGGATCCCCTCGTGGGACGAGTGGCTCAAGGCGGCACATTACGATCCGCAGGCAAGGCGATGGTACAAGTGGCCCACGCGCGACGGACGATTTCCCGTCACCGGGCTTCCGGGCGCGGGCGATACCAGTGCAGGCGTGCAGGGCTGTGAAGACATCATTCCGTATTGCCCGTACTTCATCCCGCTCGGAGCTTACGAATCAACCTCGCCCTGGGGACTCTACGACGTCAGCGGCGGAACGAGAGAATGGACGGAAGAGACCATCGAAAGTCGTTGGCGCGGGGTTGAAGGAAATCGCGCGGGCGGACCCCTGTATGGCGAGATCATGACGAGTGCAGACAGTGTGCTCGGCATTGCGTCCGAGCGTCCGGGCACCCGGCCGTTTACAGGGCTTCGGCTGGCAGGACAACCAGTTTCAGATTGA